The following are from one region of the Rosettibacter firmus genome:
- a CDS encoding T9SS type A sorting domain-containing protein, with protein MICKKLLLFIFLLIINLNAQNFTEYFNFYLPSSDTSTQKFLPQFPVNRINDNEFVSIDSEGKFSVAGKRIRFWGTNFGADNAFPPRDKAGLLAGRLRKFGFNLVRMHHLDNPWSRRSLVGKSDTRMIDPAYLDTLEYIIARLKENGIYVNMNLHVSRTFRIFDGVVDYDSLPEFGKGVNFFDPYIKKLHKEYAQQLLKHINPYTGKPLVDDPVMAMVEITNENSLYKFWRDNQLKPISKGGVLPYYYSKMLDSLWNEFLFDKYKSTQNLQNAWNKGIIPFGQNEQIKNGGFENPNPRNYWALEEHNGADADTARDNSVAFKGAYSFKVFVNKATGTDWHIQFKMPSATIIKDSSYTLSFAARSDSLREINVSIMNDNSPWNSYGWYSINLNTNWQTFSFSIKAPENNAGHTRLSFSLGKETGTFWFDEISFTKAGVIGLEENESLELKNIARIDYAKCVQYSDQRVKDMSEFYITLERNYFKEMISYLKDTLGVKVPVVGTNWNVGAADLASMSDADYVDNHAYWDHPQFPGEPWSSTNWLINNTPMVKDVNGGTIPYLYAGVPIAGKPFTVSEYNHPFPNRYQVESILFSAGYSSFNDADAFMYFDYSEAFEWEKDFIGGFFGINRNSVLMSFFPTISYVFRNGLIKPSANPIKINYTIDTLYVLPKNDASNWYGPSFYDRKISLVHSIKTENYFSTNTTDFKQLPQVAGNLYKTDTDEIVWNMSDGTLTIATQKFNGITGYLSKLKGKRIGEMYIEDILSQDDFATLTWLSLDNYNLSSSKKSLITLGTKIQNTEMIWNGTTTLNNNWGHSPTRIYPFKIKLDLMIYADSIKIYPLDNKGKEISSQAFVLKPYTINHFLLNLDQTVYKTLWFGIECYGEGIRTELKESRAIPQEYKLEQNFPNPFNSSTVIRYQIPDESNVTIKLYDVLGREVQTLVNEFKPAGFYEYKLNAENITSGIYFYTLNAGNHITTKKLILMK; from the coding sequence ATGATTTGCAAAAAATTACTTTTATTTATTTTCTTACTTATAATCAATTTAAATGCACAAAATTTTACTGAATATTTTAATTTTTATCTTCCTTCAAGTGATACAAGTACTCAGAAATTTCTTCCACAGTTTCCAGTTAATCGAATTAATGATAATGAATTTGTTTCAATTGATTCAGAAGGAAAATTTTCAGTTGCTGGTAAAAGAATAAGATTCTGGGGAACGAACTTTGGTGCTGATAATGCTTTCCCGCCACGCGATAAAGCTGGTTTATTAGCTGGAAGACTTCGAAAGTTTGGTTTTAATCTGGTACGTATGCATCACTTAGATAATCCCTGGTCAAGAAGAAGTCTTGTTGGTAAAAGTGATACAAGAATGATTGATCCTGCTTATCTCGATACTCTCGAATATATAATAGCAAGATTAAAAGAAAATGGAATTTATGTTAATATGAATCTCCATGTGTCGAGAACTTTTAGAATTTTTGATGGTGTTGTTGATTATGATTCACTTCCAGAGTTTGGAAAAGGTGTAAATTTTTTTGATCCATATATAAAAAAATTACATAAAGAATATGCACAACAACTTTTAAAACATATAAATCCATATACAGGCAAACCACTTGTTGATGATCCTGTAATGGCAATGGTTGAAATTACTAATGAAAATTCTTTGTATAAATTCTGGAGAGATAATCAACTAAAACCAATATCAAAAGGTGGTGTGCTTCCTTATTATTATTCTAAAATGCTTGATAGTTTATGGAATGAATTTTTATTTGATAAATATAAATCAACTCAGAATTTACAGAATGCATGGAATAAAGGAATAATTCCATTTGGTCAAAATGAACAAATTAAAAATGGTGGATTTGAAAATCCCAATCCAAGAAATTACTGGGCATTGGAAGAACATAATGGAGCAGATGCAGATACAGCACGAGACAATTCTGTTGCATTTAAAGGAGCTTATAGTTTCAAAGTTTTTGTTAATAAAGCTACTGGTACAGATTGGCATATTCAATTCAAAATGCCATCTGCAACAATTATTAAAGATTCATCTTACACTCTTTCTTTTGCTGCACGTTCAGATTCTCTAAGAGAAATTAATGTGAGTATAATGAATGATAATAGTCCATGGAATTCTTATGGCTGGTATTCAATAAATTTGAATACAAACTGGCAAACATTTTCATTTAGTATTAAAGCTCCTGAAAATAATGCTGGACATACAAGACTCTCTTTCAGTTTAGGAAAAGAAACAGGAACATTCTGGTTTGATGAAATTAGTTTTACAAAAGCAGGTGTTATTGGATTAGAAGAGAATGAATCTCTCGAATTAAAAAATATCGCAAGGATTGATTATGCAAAATGTGTTCAGTATTCTGATCAGAGAGTAAAGGATATGTCCGAATTTTATATTACACTTGAAAGAAATTATTTCAAAGAAATGATATCGTATTTAAAAGATACACTGGGAGTTAAAGTACCAGTAGTTGGTACAAACTGGAATGTTGGTGCAGCAGATTTAGCTTCGATGTCGGATGCAGATTATGTTGATAATCATGCATACTGGGATCATCCTCAATTTCCTGGTGAACCCTGGTCATCTACAAACTGGTTAATCAATAATACTCCAATGGTAAAAGATGTTAATGGTGGAACAATACCTTATCTCTATGCAGGTGTCCCTATAGCAGGAAAACCTTTTACAGTAAGCGAATATAATCATCCATTCCCAAATCGTTATCAAGTAGAATCAATTTTATTTAGTGCTGGTTATTCATCTTTTAATGATGCAGATGCATTTATGTATTTCGATTACAGTGAAGCATTTGAATGGGAAAAAGATTTCATTGGCGGATTCTTTGGTATAAATAGAAATTCTGTATTAATGTCTTTCTTTCCCACAATTTCTTATGTTTTTAGAAATGGCTTGATTAAACCTTCTGCTAATCCAATTAAAATTAACTACACAATTGATACTTTATATGTACTTCCAAAGAACGATGCATCAAACTGGTATGGTCCTTCATTTTATGATAGAAAAATTTCTCTTGTTCACTCAATCAAAACCGAAAATTATTTTTCTACAAATACAACTGATTTTAAACAGCTTCCTCAAGTTGCAGGAAATTTATATAAAACAGATACCGATGAAATTGTGTGGAACATGAGTGATGGAACACTAACTATTGCCACTCAAAAATTTAATGGAATAACAGGATATCTTTCTAAATTAAAAGGGAAAAGAATTGGCGAGATGTATATTGAAGATATTTTATCTCAGGATGATTTTGCAACTTTAACATGGCTTTCGCTCGATAATTATAATCTCTCTTCATCTAAAAAATCTTTGATTACATTAGGGACAAAAATTCAAAATACTGAAATGATATGGAATGGAACTACAACTTTGAATAATAATTGGGGACATTCACCAACTCGAATTTATCCATTTAAAATAAAACTCGATTTGATGATTTATGCAGATTCAATCAAGATTTATCCACTTGATAATAAAGGAAAAGAGATTTCATCTCAAGCATTTGTTTTAAAACCATATACAATTAATCACTTTCTATTAAATTTAGATCAAACAGTTTATAAAACATTGTGGTTTGGAATTGAATGTTATGGTGAAGGAATAAGAACAGAGCTTAAAGAGAGTCGTGCTATTCCACAAGAATATAAACTTGAACAAAATTTTCCTAATCCATTTAATAGCAGTACTGTTATAAGATATCAAATTCCAGATGAGTCAAATGTTACAATTAAACTTTATGATGTGCTTGGTAGAGAGGTGCAAACACTTGTAAATGAATTTAAACCTGCAGGCTTTTATGAATATAAACTTAATGCAGAAAATATCACAAGCGGAATATATTTTTATACATTAAATGCTGGTAATCATATAACAACTAAAAAATTAATTTTGATGAAATAA
- a CDS encoding glycoside hydrolase family 5 protein: MITIKTHQIIFLAIIIFALSCNNDSEIVSSDSTPKTVVELYGNLQVKGNKIYCKDDSVVVLRGMSLFWSQWGGHFYNENVIKWLRDDWKCTIVRAAIGVESGGYLNNPQLELQKAETVINAAIKYGIYVIVDWHDHNAQNHKEQAKEFFKTIAQKYGDKPNLIYEIFNEPLQVSWTNVIKPYAEEVIKTIRQYDPDNLIVVGTPTWSQDVDVAANNPINDNNVAYALHFYSSTHKQFLRNKATIALNKGIPLFVTEYGISEASGNGNIDLNEANIWMNFMEMNKLSNCNWSIMDKNESSAALKPGANTQGNWKEDELTLSGKTIRSYIISKNTIIFEQLNK, from the coding sequence ATGATAACAATTAAAACTCATCAAATTATTTTTTTAGCTATTATAATTTTTGCCTTATCGTGTAATAACGATAGTGAAATAGTTTCCTCAGACTCTACACCCAAAACAGTAGTTGAATTATATGGTAATCTTCAGGTTAAGGGGAATAAAATTTATTGTAAAGATGATAGCGTTGTTGTTTTGCGGGGAATGAGTTTATTCTGGAGTCAATGGGGTGGACATTTTTATAATGAAAATGTAATTAAATGGTTAAGAGATGATTGGAAATGTACAATAGTTCGTGCTGCTATTGGAGTTGAAAGCGGTGGTTATTTAAATAATCCTCAACTTGAATTACAAAAAGCTGAGACTGTAATTAATGCTGCTATTAAATATGGCATTTATGTTATAGTTGATTGGCACGATCATAATGCACAAAATCACAAAGAGCAAGCAAAGGAATTCTTTAAAACTATTGCACAAAAATATGGCGATAAACCCAATTTAATTTATGAAATATTTAATGAACCACTTCAGGTATCGTGGACAAATGTAATTAAACCTTATGCAGAAGAAGTAATTAAAACAATTCGCCAGTATGATCCCGACAATTTAATTGTTGTAGGAACTCCCACCTGGTCACAGGATGTGGATGTTGCGGCAAATAATCCAATCAATGATAACAATGTTGCTTATGCTCTGCATTTTTATTCCAGTACACATAAACAATTTTTAAGGAATAAAGCAACAATAGCATTAAATAAAGGGATTCCTTTATTTGTTACTGAATATGGAATTAGTGAAGCAAGTGGAAATGGAAATATTGATTTGAACGAAGCAAATATCTGGATGAATTTTATGGAGATGAATAAGCTATCAAATTGTAACTGGTCAATTATGGATAAGAATGAAAGTTCAGCAGCATTAAAACCAGGTGCAAATACTCAGGGAAACTGGAAAGAAGATGAATTAACTTTATCTGGTAAAACAATAAGAAGTTATATTATTTCAAAAAACACAATTATTTTTGAACAACTCAATAAGTAA
- a CDS encoding glycoside hydrolase family 3 C-terminal domain-containing protein has protein sequence MKYFLILLMVSSMIAQTKLSYQDVNQPIEKRVEDLLSRMTLDEKIDLLGGTGFATKPIPRLGIPELRMTDGPVGVRWGASTAFPSSIAMAATWDPELISGIGSAIAREVKGKGRHVILGPCVNIARLPMWGRNFEGFGEDPFLASRMTVEYIKGVQKEGVAATVKHFAANNQEHERMFVDVLVSERALNEIYFPAFKAAVTEADVLCVMSAYNKVNQYFSSENNYLLIDKLKKEWGFKGLVMSDWGAVHSSLPTAKGGCDLEMPTGIFMNKENLLPAIESGELSIDKIDEKVRRILKVIFKLGLFDTPEWKENPALVNSAENRKIAYETALASIVLLKNDNGLLPLNKNKLKSIAVIGPSAEIPRTSGGGSAYVTPINPVSPLTALKNKLPKNIKINYAPGVILPGDAKAIPEEFLFTDETQKTNGVNAEYFDNIDLSGEPKVRRIDKNISFIWSDNKPVEGIGNNYFSIRWTGYLKAPESGEFIINTSTDDGVRLWFNDELIIDDWTDHAVMTISRKVNLEKNKLYKIKMEFYEKTGNAAAILGWQTPSENLMKEAINIAKQSDVVLLFVGTSDKIETEGMDRPDLILPGEQEELIQKISEVNRKTIVILTSGAPILMDKWINQVNSVIEMWFAGTEGGNAIVDVLFGNYNPSGKLPVTFPKRWEDCSAFDSYKKYPARTYYTDDIYVGYRHFDKNNIEPLFPFGFGLSYTTFEYSNIMVEDKGDKFQVTIDLKNTGTLEGAEVVQLYVSQKNPKVDRPFKELKAFKKVFLKPGETQKVSLELKKESLSYYNEKSRSWQLDKDDYEILVGSSSRDIKLKYSVSL, from the coding sequence ATGAAATACTTTTTAATTTTATTAATGGTATCAAGTATGATAGCTCAAACAAAACTGTCTTATCAGGATGTAAATCAACCAATTGAAAAGCGTGTAGAAGATTTACTTTCACGAATGACCCTGGATGAAAAAATTGATTTACTTGGCGGTACTGGTTTTGCAACCAAACCTATCCCTCGTCTCGGTATTCCAGAATTAAGAATGACAGATGGTCCAGTAGGAGTAAGATGGGGGGCTTCTACTGCATTTCCATCTTCTATCGCAATGGCTGCAACCTGGGATCCAGAGCTAATTAGTGGTATTGGTAGTGCAATTGCAAGAGAAGTCAAAGGGAAAGGACGCCATGTAATTTTAGGTCCATGTGTAAATATTGCACGATTACCAATGTGGGGAAGAAATTTTGAAGGTTTTGGTGAAGATCCATTTCTTGCATCACGTATGACAGTTGAATATATCAAAGGTGTTCAGAAAGAAGGCGTGGCTGCTACTGTAAAACATTTTGCTGCAAATAATCAAGAACATGAAAGAATGTTTGTTGATGTTTTAGTAAGTGAAAGAGCATTGAATGAAATTTATTTTCCAGCATTTAAAGCTGCAGTAACCGAAGCAGATGTTTTATGTGTAATGAGTGCTTACAATAAAGTTAATCAATATTTCTCAAGTGAAAATAATTATCTTTTGATCGATAAATTGAAAAAAGAATGGGGATTTAAAGGATTGGTAATGAGTGATTGGGGTGCAGTTCATTCATCACTTCCTACTGCCAAAGGTGGATGCGATTTAGAAATGCCAACTGGAATTTTCATGAATAAAGAAAATCTATTACCAGCAATAGAATCAGGTGAATTATCAATTGATAAGATCGATGAAAAGGTAAGAAGAATTTTAAAAGTGATATTCAAACTTGGCTTATTTGATACACCTGAATGGAAAGAGAATCCCGCACTTGTTAATAGTGCTGAAAATAGAAAAATAGCATACGAAACTGCACTGGCATCAATTGTTTTATTAAAAAATGATAATGGTCTTTTACCATTAAATAAAAATAAACTAAAATCAATTGCTGTTATTGGTCCTTCTGCTGAAATACCAAGAACAAGTGGTGGTGGAAGTGCTTATGTTACTCCAATTAATCCTGTTTCCCCACTTACAGCATTAAAAAATAAATTACCCAAAAACATAAAAATAAATTATGCACCAGGAGTTATACTTCCTGGAGACGCAAAAGCAATTCCAGAAGAGTTTTTATTTACAGATGAAACTCAAAAAACTAATGGTGTAAATGCTGAATATTTTGATAATATTGATTTATCTGGAGAACCCAAAGTTAGAAGAATCGATAAAAATATTTCTTTCATTTGGAGTGATAATAAACCTGTAGAAGGAATAGGCAATAATTATTTTTCAATAAGATGGACTGGTTATCTCAAAGCTCCTGAAAGTGGAGAATTTATAATTAATACTTCAACAGATGATGGTGTAAGATTGTGGTTTAATGATGAATTAATTATAGATGATTGGACAGACCATGCTGTAATGACTATTTCGAGAAAAGTAAACCTTGAGAAAAATAAACTTTACAAAATTAAAATGGAATTTTATGAAAAGACCGGTAATGCTGCTGCTATTTTAGGCTGGCAAACTCCATCAGAGAATTTAATGAAAGAGGCTATTAATATTGCTAAACAATCAGATGTGGTTTTGTTATTTGTAGGGACATCAGATAAAATAGAAACAGAAGGAATGGATAGACCCGATTTAATTTTGCCAGGCGAACAGGAAGAATTAATACAAAAAATTTCAGAAGTTAATAGAAAAACAATTGTTATTTTAACAAGTGGTGCTCCAATTTTAATGGATAAATGGATTAACCAAGTTAATTCTGTAATCGAAATGTGGTTTGCTGGTACAGAAGGAGGTAATGCTATTGTTGATGTTTTATTTGGTAACTATAATCCATCTGGGAAATTACCAGTTACTTTTCCAAAGAGATGGGAAGATTGCTCTGCCTTCGATTCTTATAAAAAATATCCTGCAAGAACTTATTACACAGATGATATTTATGTAGGTTATCGTCATTTTGATAAAAATAATATTGAACCATTATTTCCATTTGGTTTTGGATTATCTTATACTACTTTTGAATATTCAAATATTATGGTTGAAGATAAAGGGGATAAATTTCAAGTAACTATCGATTTGAAAAATACAGGTACACTCGAAGGAGCAGAAGTTGTTCAACTTTATGTAAGTCAAAAAAATCCGAAGGTTGATAGACCTTTTAAAGAATTAAAAGCCTTTAAAAAAGTTTTTCTAAAACCTGGTGAAACTCAAAAAGTTTCTTTGGAACTTAAAAAAGAATCTCTGTCATACTATAATGAAAAATCTCGATCATGGCAGCTTGATAAAGATGATTATGAAATTTTAGTTGGAAGTTCTTCAAGAGATATTAAATTAAAATATTCAGTTTCTTTATAA